The stretch of DNA TCTCTGCGCCTGCCTGTGCCGGGCCTATCTGCCGTTCCAACGGGACAGGCAGGCACGGCAGACAGGTCAGACTCAAACCGGGGACCCACCCGTTGGGTGGGGAGTCGTCGCTTCGCGCGGACAAATTTTAATCCTTGAAGTTCTTAAAGCCCTATAGAATTTATCGCTTCAAGCAGGATCTGACATGTTCTCCTCGCTATGTTCCCGCCAGAAAGCCGGCGGGCAGGCGCTCCGCCGTCCATGGCTCCGCTCCCGCCAGATACCGGCGGACAGGCACTGCGGATTTCGTCCCTTCATCTATCCTGATTCAGGGCAATGTCAGCCCTGCTTTCCGCTGCCTCCGGGGAATCTGAATCCTCAAAATACTTCAATGTATGGTGCCTCTGCCGCTTGGCCCCCAAGCGGGGCGGTTAAAATTTTCGCCTTCCCCTCCGGGGCGTAGGCCTTCCGGGCCGGAGGCTTGACCTTGCACAAATTTTCTCATTTATGGATGGACACTAGGTATACCGGGAGGGCGGATATGCCCCTTTTTGATTGGAAAAATCCAATGGACATGGGGCCTTGATCATGTTATAGCCTTGGCGCAGCGAGGGCTGCCCGAATCGACCCGATTCGCGCGGCATACGTATCGACTCCACATCCTTTGGAGTAAAAAAAGCCTGAATTGGAGGGAACCCCGATGCTTCTCAGCTTGATGCGGCGGCATGCCAAATCATACCTCATCAAAATTCTTATCGCCATCATCGCGATCGTGTTTATTTTCTATTTCGGGTATTCTTTTACCTCCAGAGAGGGAGCGAAAGTCGCCACTGTGAACGGTGAATTGATCACCCGGGTGGAATACCAGAAAGCCTTTCGAAATCTCCTGGAAACTTATCAGAAACAATACAAGGGGTTCTGGAACGACCGCTTAATCAAGAGCCTGGGGTTGAAGAAACAGGCCCTGGATACCTTGATCACTGAAAAACTCATCAGCCAGGAATCCAGGCGAATCGGGCTGGAGGTCACGGATGAGGAAGTACAGAAGAGGATTCTCTCTTACCCCGTCTTCCAGTTCCGGGGCCGCTTTGATGAGGCCCGCTATCGTTCGCTCCTTGCGAACAACCATATGAAACCCGAGGAATTCGAGGCTGAAATAGCCAGGCAGGTCCTCCGGGAAAAGGTGCAACAGTTCATCTCTTCTTTTTTGTTGGTGACCGACCGGGAAGTGCAGGATTATTACACCTTTGCCAACGAACAGGTGAAGGTCGCCTTTGTCAAGTTTTCCCCCAAGGACTTTGAAGACTCTCTTTCATTAGATACTTCAGAGATGGAGAAGTATTTCAAGGAACATCGGTCCGAGTATCGTATTCCTGCGAAAATCAAAATCGTTTACATCGAGATCGATCCAGACCGTTACAGGGACCAGATAACTGTCTCCGACCAGCAGATCAAGGACTACTATTACGACAACATTGAACGATACAAGGTGAAAAAGCAGATCAGGGCCCGCCATATCCTGTTCAAGTTGGATGAAAATGCACCTGAAGACAAGGTGAAGGAGATCAAGGCAAAGGCCGCGAAGATACTTGAAAGGGCGAAAAAAGGTGAGGATTTTGCGGCTCTGGCCAGGAAATTCTCAGAAGGCCCCACCAAGGACAAAGGGGGGGATCTCGGGTACTTTTCAAAAGGGGAGATGCTCAAGCCTTTTGAGGAGGCTGCTTTCAAACTGAAGAAAGGCGAGATCAGTGGATTGGTCAGGACTTCCTTTGGTTTCCATATCATCAAGGTGGAGGATATCCGGGAACCCAGGACCAAAAAGCTGGAGGAGGTGCGCCAGGAGATTCTTGATGAATTGGGGAAGATTGCAAGGTCCGATTTCGCCCATGAAAAGGCCCTGGCCCTGATTGATCAGATGCCATACGACGTGGACCTTGAAGTGTATGCCAAGGAGCACCATGTGCCGGTAAAGAGCACGGACTTTTTTGCTGAAAACGAACCTATTCCTGAGATCGGTGGTGATTCGAAATTGAGAAAAACTCTTTTTTCTCTTGAGAAAAAGGAAATCACGGATCTCATGGAGGTCAATGAGAAGTTTTACATCTTTCAGGTAGCAGACAAAAAACCTTCTTACCTTCCTGAACTTCAGGAAGTGCGAGGTGAAGTCGAGAAGGATTTCCGGGCATACCTTGCCAGCCAGAGGGCAAAGAAGGCCGCTGAAGCGTTCCTCAAGCAGGCCAGGGATGGGAAGGATTGGAAAAAGTTGATCGCCTCCCAGAAGGGACTTACTGCAGAGGAAACGACTTTTTTCAAGCGGATTGGGGCTATTGATCCGATTGGATTCGCCTCCGACCTCCAGGAGGCGGCCTTTGGTCTTGACAAAGACCATCCTTACCCGGAAAAGGTCTTCGAGAATGAGGAGGGGGTCTATGTGATCCGCTGGGAGGCATACAAGGCGGCCGACCAGGAAGAATTCGAAAAGGAAAAGGAACGATACCGTGCCACCCTGTTCCGGGTCAAGCAGGGAGCCTTGTTGAGCGATTGGATCAATGCCCTTCGAAAGAAGGCTGAAATCGAAATACTGAGTGATCTGTGACCTCTTGGGGGGATTTGCAGGAGCTGAGACAAGGGATGTGTAGTATGCTCCTTCAGGGGCGTGTTTCCGCCTGCAGTTCGCAATTATTCCCCCCCGCCTCAGGAGGTCTTAATCCCGATCAAATATCTCTTCCCTTGTGAGGTGATCACGTACTTGCCGTTTTCTTCTTCAATGTGTTCGGCGAGTTGGTAATAGGCCGCCCGGTTGAATCGGGCTGGGAACATCCCGGCTTTGACCTTACAATAAAGAACGTTCCCCTTCCCCACGAACAGGGTTTCAGGGTCTAGCTCTTCCTCACTCTCATCGCTGAGATAAAGGACGTATCGTTTTCCCAGGGAATCATCTGTTTTGACGATTGTCCTCCAGACTACGAAGGGTGTATCTTCTACCTCCACGATACACCGATCTCCTGCAAGGGTTATAATGTACCGGCCCTCGGAATCCGCCTGCATCTGCTGGTAGAACATGCGGATGAAATCACGGCGGACCATTTCGATCCCCTTGAAAAACCATCGTCCTTCCTTGTCGATGAAGATAGAGCAGGGCGGTGTTTCACTTGCGTTCATTCGTCTTTTTCCCTCTCTTCTTGAAATGTCTCCTGCCTTTCCGTTTTCCTCTCCCAGCACCCCTTGATGGAGGTGCGATGTTCCTCTCCTCCAGCCATCCCCGGGCCTCCTCATGGAGGTCTTCCAATGCGGATCGGACCAGGATGGCTTTGTACATTTCGATCTCCGCAAGCTCGTCACTCAGGCCGAGGCAATGGGAAAGACGCCCCGCCTGACCCGGATGCCGGGCAATGTAAGTCTTGAAGGCCCTGACATCCCGGTTCCTGAGGATTCGGTTGAGTCCCCTGTGAAAATTAGCATATCCCTGTTCGTATTCTCTCTCATCCATGCATACAGTTCCTGTTTGGGCGGTTCAGGTCCGTCGGGAATGGTGCTGGCGCTCTTCCCCATGGGAAAATCAGCCCCCGGCAGGTTCGCCGGATTCGATGTTTTTGAAGCTTTATAATAATCCGTTGAATTCAACGTGTCCATGACCATATGGATAAGTTTTATCTACAAGGATTGGTTTGGATTCCGATAGAAATTTCCCGCTTCAGGCAAAGGGTTCGGAGTTCCTTCGAAGCCCCTGCAATCTAATCTGGAGAGTACTTCAATTTGATATCATGCTCCAAAAGGCCGATGGCGCCTCTGGGCCTGCCCGCCTCTGGTGTGGCTTACCCGCTGCAGTTTGGCGGGCTTGCCCGGGGGAATTTCTGTATCAAGTGTTTCACCTGAAAACCACTGCCTGCACCACCGGGAGAAGGGGCATGTGGATCTTTTCGGAAGTGACCTGTTGGGAGGCCTGCCAGACAGCAGCAGGTAAACCTTCGTTATTTCAGGGGGTTAGGGATGAGGGAAGCCCCGGCTCCCGCTTGTAAAAGCGGGAGAACGGCGGAGGGGGCAAGACTCCCCCGTCACTAACCCCTTGAAATGACCAGGCCGTGAGACCCGGGAACGAGGAAAAGATCCCCATGCCCCTTCCGTTTCCATAACACCCGGTGCGTACTTCAATTCGGTACCGATCTCCAAAAGGCCGCTGGCGCCTTTTCTTTCGTTCGGAGGCTCCCGGGCTGGTGTTTTCAGCGGCTTATCAGCGGGGGACACCGGCCCCCTCCGCATTCTCCCGCTCTAAGAAGAGCGTGAGCTGCGGCGCGCCCTCCCGCCAGTCACTTCAGAAAAGGAGCCATCGGCCCTTGCTCGAACCCTCCCTCCAAGGAGAAAAAGATCAAAAGCGTTAAGCCTTGGCACTCGAGAATTTCAACTGTAACTGACTCTCTTGAACCAGAATGACAAGGGGCCTTTTCGCACGCCCTTCCAGGATCAAGTGTTTCACCTGAAAACCACTGCCTGCACCACCGGGAGAAGGGGCATGTGGATCTTTTCGGAAGTGACCTGTTGGGAGGCCTGCCAGACAGCGGCGGGCAAGCTACGCCAGCCTCGGGTTGAACTCGAAAATTCTATTTTGGACAAACGTGATTCACGATATAGAATGAAAACATCCGGAAAGCCTCTTTTTTTCATTCGCCTTCGCCACAGGATACCTTGTACACATGGAGGGATGGCGAGGTGGCTATATTGAGGCGCTTTTGTGCGAAAGCGAATCGAGCTTTGTCACAATTCCACTCAGGATGCCCCGTTGCTCGGAGACCTTTGAAAAACGTTTAATTTTGTTCAAGGTCAAGGAAGGCGAAAATTTTAACCGCCCCGCTTGGGATATCAAGCGGGACAAGCATCCATACATTGGAGTATTTCGAGGATTAAAATTTGAGCCTGACGCAGCCTGGTCACGCCGTAGCCTTGGCGAAGGCGGAAGATTGGGCAAAAGGGAGCGTTTTTCAAAGGTCTCGCTCGGAGAGGGGAGCCTCAGGAGGGGTGTGGCTGGATCCATTTACCAGGTTCATTTCGTAAGGAAGAGTAAAACAGAGCCTCAAGTAAAGGGAACGGGACGTCCCGGTTTTTGAAAATGAATGTTAAAAGAAAGAAGGATGATGAAAAGAAAGCCCTCCATCCTTCGGCCCTTTTGGCCAAGGAAGGCCGGGTCGAGGGAGCGATGGATGAAGAAGGAATCATCAAGTTCCAGTGCACCTGGATAGAGGGGAAGCCTCTCCCGGCGGAATCCGTCAGGGAACTTAACCGGTGCCGGAAATGGTTGTATCGAAAGGGATGGATCGGGGCCTATGGCAATGGGGTCGGATTCGGGAACATCAGTATAAGGACCCAGGATCCCGGCTGGTTCATCATCACAGGTTCCGGAACGGGAAGGCTGAAAAGGCTGAAGGAAGAGCATTTCAGCTTGGTCCTTTCGGTGGACTTCGAGCGAAATGCGCTCACTTGCCGGGGGGGAGCAAGGGCCTCCTCCGAGTCCATGACCCATGCCGCTGTCTATTACTCAGTCCCCGCGATCCGAGCAGTCGTTCACATCCACGATCTGAAACTATGGGAAAGTTTGCTTGGGCGGGTCCCGACGACCTCCGCATCGGCGGGTTACGGCACTCCTGAGATGGCCTTTGAGGTGATGCGGCTTTTTAAAGAAACGGATGTCCTGCAAGGGAAAATCTTTGTCATGGGAGGGCACCGGGAAGGGATCGTTGTTTTTGGTCGTGACCTCGAGGAAGTGAAAGAAGCGCTGTTGAGGGCTGTTAAGATTCGGAAGCGAAGATAAAGACCCCCATGCCCTTAAAGACGAATTCAATTCAGGAAAAAGCGGGAATGGGTAGTTCCGTTGACTTCCCGCATTGACGCTTCTTCGGCCCCTTGTTAAGATGGATTTCGCATTTTCGCCCCGCGGTCTGCCCCCTGGAAGTGCGCCTTACTGGGAAAAGCTTTAGAACCGGGCGGCAAACGCCTTTCGGTTCCCTCCATTCCATTATGGAGAGCAGATCCGGTGGTTCACCCAACAGGACCGTCAGGTGAAAGGAGGCACATCATGTCAGAGGAAACAAGAAAGTCGACTCCGGAATTTGAAAAAGCGCTTGAAATCGGACGCCCGCCGAATATCCGGCGGCTTTTTCCTAATTCCCGAGCCTTGATTGTAAGCGGCAAGGTAATCGACCGCGCCATGAAGGCCAAGGGAAAGGCCATGACCATCGCTGCGAACGGCCGAAACCATTTCGTGATCAGAGGAACCCTCCGGGCGGCCCAGAGGGCGAATGCGGCCGTAATCATTGAAATTGCCAAATCCGAGGGAGGGCCGTCGGCCTATTGCGCGGTGAATTTCTGGAACCTGGCCCGGCAGGTCGACGCCGTATGCAACGAACTCGGGCTTACGATCCCCGTGGCCGTACACGCGGACCATTACGGTATCAAGAGTGAAAAGGACCTGGAGGCGGCCAAAACCGAAATCCCTTCCATGTTTGACGCAGGCATCACCTCCATCGCCATTGATGCGTCACATCTTCAGGATGCCGATAATCTGAAAGCCAACCTCACCCTGAGTCCTTTTGTTCCCAAGTGGGCGGGCTATGAGACCGAGGTGGGGGAGATCAAAGGAAAGGAAGGATTGTCCACAAAGGAGGAGGCCCTTTTCCTGATTCAGGGATTGAACGCCCATGGTGTTTTTCCGGACTGGATCGCCTTAAACAACGGCACCACCCATGGAATAGAGGCCAGCGATGCCGGTATCCAGGTCCCTTTGACCAAGGAAATCCATGAGGCCTTGGAGCCTTATAAGGTTTCCGGGGCGCAGCATGGCACCTCGGGGAACAACTCGGAAAGACTTCGGCTGATCGTCCAGGAGACGGCTACTACCAAGGCCAATGTGGCCACAGCCCTCCAAATGATCAGTTGGG from Deltaproteobacteria bacterium encodes:
- a CDS encoding SurA N-terminal domain-containing protein; protein product: MLLSLMRRHAKSYLIKILIAIIAIVFIFYFGYSFTSREGAKVATVNGELITRVEYQKAFRNLLETYQKQYKGFWNDRLIKSLGLKKQALDTLITEKLISQESRRIGLEVTDEEVQKRILSYPVFQFRGRFDEARYRSLLANNHMKPEEFEAEIARQVLREKVQQFISSFLLVTDREVQDYYTFANEQVKVAFVKFSPKDFEDSLSLDTSEMEKYFKEHRSEYRIPAKIKIVYIEIDPDRYRDQITVSDQQIKDYYYDNIERYKVKKQIRARHILFKLDENAPEDKVKEIKAKAAKILERAKKGEDFAALARKFSEGPTKDKGGDLGYFSKGEMLKPFEEAAFKLKKGEISGLVRTSFGFHIIKVEDIREPRTKKLEEVRQEILDELGKIARSDFAHEKALALIDQMPYDVDLEVYAKEHHVPVKSTDFFAENEPIPEIGGDSKLRKTLFSLEKKEITDLMEVNEKFYIFQVADKKPSYLPELQEVRGEVEKDFRAYLASQRAKKAAEAFLKQARDGKDWKKLIASQKGLTAEETTFFKRIGAIDPIGFASDLQEAAFGLDKDHPYPEKVFENEEGVYVIRWEAYKAADQEEFEKEKERYRATLFRVKQGALLSDWINALRKKAEIEILSDL
- a CDS encoding class II aldolase/adducin family protein, with protein sequence MDEEGIIKFQCTWIEGKPLPAESVRELNRCRKWLYRKGWIGAYGNGVGFGNISIRTQDPGWFIITGSGTGRLKRLKEEHFSLVLSVDFERNALTCRGGARASSESMTHAAVYYSVPAIRAVVHIHDLKLWESLLGRVPTTSASAGYGTPEMAFEVMRLFKETDVLQGKIFVMGGHREGIVVFGRDLEEVKEALLRAVKIRKRR
- a CDS encoding DUF1285 domain-containing protein; translated protein: MNASETPPCSIFIDKEGRWFFKGIEMVRRDFIRMFYQQMQADSEGRYIITLAGDRCIVEVEDTPFVVWRTIVKTDDSLGKRYVLYLSDESEEELDPETLFVGKGNVLYCKVKAGMFPARFNRAAYYQLAEHIEEENGKYVITSQGKRYLIGIKTS
- a CDS encoding class II fructose-bisphosphate aldolase, which encodes MSEETRKSTPEFEKALEIGRPPNIRRLFPNSRALIVSGKVIDRAMKAKGKAMTIAANGRNHFVIRGTLRAAQRANAAVIIEIAKSEGGPSAYCAVNFWNLARQVDAVCNELGLTIPVAVHADHYGIKSEKDLEAAKTEIPSMFDAGITSIAIDASHLQDADNLKANLTLSPFVPKWAGYETEVGEIKGKEGLSTKEEALFLIQGLNAHGVFPDWIALNNGTTHGIEASDAGIQVPLTKEIHEALEPYKVSGAQHGTSGNNSERLRLIVQETATTKANVATALQMISWGVKVNEFGNAYLDENGEFVKIPDQGMTDDLWNEIVSYAKEKGLKGGNYKKLNLPFENRLLAQPREIRERMAKGVEDFVYELLTDVFNAGDTAPLALEAILEAGSYDLGPKVGRIENPADWTEEKYRERASMLTRDRGPEGDFDD